In Amyelois transitella isolate CPQ chromosome 13, ilAmyTran1.1, whole genome shotgun sequence, a genomic segment contains:
- the LOC106134976 gene encoding uncharacterized protein LOC106134976, translating to MLLANQIKANLGQNVKKENFAPLLKKAIEKLTPDCIKNGFRAGGLFPFGPDYIDMSKIKNREEASVIQSNPALTEFVKYLEKEIIGVFSEEKLAMFQNLFYKKRDTVESDLPEEDTALYVIWAKNKSKCYSDDCASSCNILPTSEVIESHSPSTLEPINISMDIIDHVSHSETVVAEKEVIDFGNSLTPQNYSLASVEDIREQSPIIVDSGFGGVNQNLEVEDFNTLQRVVECTPKKISTITHPPSPSILQLPSDPAVTESNGIPQPEIITTANSQWAVDNTITSSIVPENRSPFLTPDRPTRAPISRTIHTDKIAPTKKTMDDALGIIVPSPFKKFLFWPEDDINKKKKRIKREKIPAAVTSKAWREYHEKKENEKKRQQKEKEERARKRQEKKELKENNAEKKKKTISKKNKKKIPRIESSSEESSLEIEFAESDCSYAEDNISEDNDRENIINKISKSVNSERKPLKRKKPVSPTTTDSDFDIDASCSLGTLTTKKKVSKTRQTNKITSGCYVIVTYENKYFPGKVEKVENNLFEVSAMVLSMGNTFRWPEKPDKIWYRFDQIIEEIDTPVRLNNRGFYKIKEMQKYLPDIYN from the coding sequence ATGCTGCTGGCAAATCAAATCAAAGCAAATCTGGGCCAAAacgttaaaaaagaaaattttgctCCACTGCTGAAAAAAGCTATAGAAAAATTAACTCCTGATTGCATTAAAAACGGATTCAGGGCCGGAGGCTTGTTTCCATTTGGTCCCGATTATATCGATATGTCCAAAATCAAAAACAGAGAAGAAGCTTCAGTTATTCAGTCCAATCCAGCATTAACagaatttgttaaatatttagaaaaagagATAATTGGTGTTTTTTCAGAAGAGAAGTTAGCTATGTTTCAGAATCTgttctataaaaaaagagaCACAGTTGAAAGTGACCTTCCCGAGGAAGACACCGCTTTGTACGTTATATGGGCCAAGAACAAATCTAAATGCTACTCTGACGACTGTGCAAGTTCATGCAACATCCTGCCGACATCTGAAGTTATTGAGTCACATTCGCCATCAACCCTGGAACCGATTAATATTTCAATGGATATTATAGACCATGTATCTCACTCCGAGACGGTAGTGGCTGAAAAAGAAGTTATAGACTTCGGAAACTCTTTAACACCTCAAAATTATTCTTTAGCCTCAGTTGAAGATATAAGAGAACAATCACCTATTATTGTTGACAGCGGTTTTGGAGGGGTTAATCAAAATCTTGAAGTTGAAGATTTTAATACATTGCAGAGAGTTGTTGAGTGTACGCCCAAAAAGATATCTACAATTACTCATCCTCCGTCACCATCAATACTTCAGCTTCCCAGTGATCCAGCTGTTACTGAAAGCAATGGCATACCCCAACCTGAAATAATAACGACGGCAAACAGTCAGTGGGCAGTAGACAACACAATCACGTCGAGCATTGTTCCCGAAAATAGATCACCTTTTTTGACTCCAGACAGACCAACACGCGCACCTATTTCAAGAACTATTCATACAGATAAAATAGCACCCACAAAAAAAACGATGGATGATGCATTAGGTATTATAGTACCATCAccttttaaaaagtttcttttttggCCGGAAgacgatataaataaaaagaaaaaaagaataaagagaGAAAAAATACCAGCAGCAGTAACAAGCAAGGCATGGCGCGAATaccatgaaaaaaaagaaaatgagaaaaaaaggcaacaaaaagaaaaagaagaacgAGCGAGAAAACGACAAGAAAAaaaggagttgaaagaaaacaatgcagaaaagaaaaagaaaaccatttctaaaaaaaataaaaagaagatacCCCGAATTGAATCATCTTCAGAAGAGTCAAGTTTAGAGATTGAGTTTGCTGAAAGTGATTGCAGCTATGCTGAAGATAATATTTCGGAAGATAACgacagagaaaatataatcaaCAAAATCAGTAAATCAGTTAACAGTGAAAGAAAACCattaaaacgtaaaaaacCTGTGTCTCCCACCACCACTGACTCTGATTTTGACATAGATGCCTCATGCTCACTTGGCACACTTACTACTAAGAAgaaagtaagtaaaactagacaaacaaataaaattacttcagGATGTTACGTAATAGTAACGtacgaaaataaatactttcccGGGAAGGTAGAAAAGGTAGAGAATAATCTATTCGAAGTCAGTGCAATGGTTTTGTCAATGGGCAACACCTTTAGATGGCCTGAAAAACCAGATAAAATATGGTACAGATTTGATCAAATAATTGAGGAAATTGATACACCCGTGCGTCTCAACAATAGAGggttttataaaatcaaagaaaTGCAAAAGTATTTACCtgacatatataattaa